Proteins encoded together in one Janthinobacterium tructae window:
- a CDS encoding UvrD-helicase domain-containing protein produces the protein MAMTKYIIMTEAVLDYCLINEKFSDDFMPIEGHDLKSAELSSDVVGFYTANEPEMPYAALVNKACLEQLKNTGCTPDDAFRRIARVVKELKAPPIHLPRQWSEYHHKNFLAFFALPKTQSTRRWIVDIGGAINTARFDVLALTSTDVDLGRYVPSAWPDDIENQLAALVANGFKSNRPDDTGSLSEEVDLQAIGSTSVANNRTFEEWAGQLTKTQNVVLGHPINASIRIVGPAGSGKTLALSMRAIQISRDIEVQSKGKKILIATHSWAMSERIDGVLRALNGGISPTGITTFPLLSLLELHAGHIGQQRTEVIGDDSSDGRFKSIEIIKNLLGTSDRGAGTGLSKWIIDGLAINEDSRARLDLILNLYDEISGVLTASGVAPDDPDAIRQYINNSREDWMPPFLTVADRGFVVSIYREFIQALVDRSSITTDQFVLDSIRVLETFTWRMRKETDGYDYIFVDELQLFDPQERSALELLGRSRKGVPFVTAEDPSQGIFSALNSRPGIAQNELVYLDTVHRFNKKIFDLISFMYQKFPLNTLPLKIAKSEERGEKLPRLYTLMDDKTALDKAVGLAGQINKTASSSDRICLATLGDVDVELARLLEEQKISVTRLASFDDIEQLAYSKRSIVVAPWQFIGGTQFSHVIVVAAGISPPQSQFGKLRERISIYLSCSRAAQSLDVVCSDYTPLVIGEARDQELLAVEGIS, from the coding sequence ATGGCTATGACTAAATACATAATTATGACCGAAGCCGTATTGGATTACTGCTTGATTAATGAGAAATTTTCGGATGATTTTATGCCAATTGAAGGGCATGACTTAAAATCTGCAGAATTATCGAGTGATGTAGTTGGTTTTTACACTGCGAACGAACCAGAAATGCCTTATGCGGCCTTGGTTAATAAGGCATGTTTGGAACAATTAAAAAATACAGGATGTACACCGGACGATGCATTTCGGCGAATCGCGCGAGTGGTTAAAGAGCTGAAAGCTCCTCCAATTCATCTTCCGCGGCAGTGGTCGGAATATCATCATAAAAACTTTTTAGCTTTTTTTGCTTTGCCAAAAACGCAATCAACTCGGCGATGGATTGTTGATATAGGTGGAGCGATTAATACGGCGAGGTTTGATGTCCTGGCGCTTACAAGTACGGATGTTGACCTTGGTAGATATGTCCCATCCGCTTGGCCCGATGATATTGAAAATCAATTGGCAGCTTTAGTTGCGAACGGATTTAAATCTAATCGCCCAGACGATACAGGGTCATTATCCGAAGAGGTTGATTTGCAAGCAATTGGGAGTACTTCTGTTGCAAATAATCGCACTTTTGAGGAGTGGGCTGGGCAACTCACGAAGACGCAAAATGTCGTCTTGGGGCATCCCATTAATGCTTCAATTCGAATTGTCGGGCCGGCAGGGTCTGGTAAAACTCTTGCGCTTTCTATGCGAGCTATCCAGATATCGCGTGATATTGAGGTGCAATCGAAGGGTAAGAAAATTCTCATCGCGACTCATAGCTGGGCAATGTCAGAACGTATTGATGGCGTGTTACGAGCTTTGAATGGAGGTATTTCACCAACTGGAATTACCACATTCCCGTTGTTGTCATTACTCGAACTACATGCCGGTCATATTGGGCAACAACGCACGGAAGTGATCGGTGACGACTCCAGTGATGGACGATTTAAATCTATCGAGATAATTAAAAACCTTCTTGGAACTTCGGATCGTGGAGCTGGAACGGGATTGTCAAAATGGATAATTGACGGATTGGCAATAAATGAAGATAGTCGCGCTCGATTAGATTTAATTCTTAATTTGTATGATGAGATTTCTGGTGTTCTTACGGCATCAGGTGTTGCTCCTGATGATCCTGATGCTATTCGTCAATATATAAATAATAGTAGGGAAGATTGGATGCCCCCATTTTTAACAGTGGCGGACCGGGGCTTTGTTGTGTCGATCTATCGGGAATTCATCCAGGCGCTGGTAGATAGATCATCAATTACAACTGATCAATTTGTTCTTGATTCGATAAGGGTATTGGAGACGTTTACTTGGCGCATGAGAAAGGAAACTGATGGTTATGATTACATTTTTGTTGATGAGCTTCAACTCTTCGATCCACAAGAGCGTTCAGCACTTGAATTGTTGGGGCGTTCGAGAAAAGGTGTCCCATTCGTTACTGCAGAAGATCCGTCGCAAGGGATTTTTTCGGCCTTGAATTCACGTCCGGGAATCGCACAAAACGAGCTTGTTTATTTGGACACCGTACATCGATTTAATAAAAAAATATTTGATCTTATTAGTTTTATGTATCAAAAATTTCCGCTTAATACATTGCCATTGAAAATTGCGAAATCAGAAGAAAGAGGCGAAAAGCTACCCCGATTATATACATTAATGGATGACAAGACTGCTCTGGATAAGGCAGTTGGACTTGCTGGCCAAATCAATAAGACAGCTTCGTCTTCGGACAGGATTTGCCTCGCAACGTTAGGTGATGTGGATGTTGAGTTAGCGAGGCTGCTGGAGGAGCAGAAGATTTCAGTTACTCGTTTGGCCAGTTTTGATGATATTGAACAATTGGCTTACAGTAAAAGATCCATTGTCGTAGCTCCGTGGCAATTTATTGGTGGAACTCAATTTAGCCATGTCATTGTCGTGGCAGCAGGAATATCGCCTCCACAATCGCAATTTGGGAAGCTTCGAGAGCGGATCTCGATCTATCTGTCGTGCAGTCGAGCGGCTCAATCGTTGGACGTTGTTTGTTCCGACTACACACCTTTGGTAATCGGCGAAGCGCGAGATCAAGAATTACTTGCAGTAGAGGGAATTTCGTAG
- a CDS encoding PIN domain-containing protein — protein sequence MNIEWGKYAVIAFIDSNVALECLALEQLPWREIEGAGSVLILVTPTVMQEVDSKKNHARLGDHARRFNRTLRPLLTGNETVVVRSSPAPVVEVALADCGVTDWNSYPDFDREEADARVVVQAHCARGPDIDKCILISHDIRPLYLARQLGLKVYQIGDNWLRPKEVSESEKKAGNLQRELNSLKSREPKLEVLFEASAYSVDTYRITSLSSVERKEIEQTIVGLNPIPMQERSGPLSFSPFDYDSSLDGRYSQWEKEVIPNFMQEYERKLELNFGQVEVRFRINNVGQVPAEALLIRLTASGGWLNERYVLASPCGPHAPKPRFNHFDPMHGLSSKAWMQRQPGTHEFIVIEPPDRTTQVQISCQDFRHGFEHEYTLIGWVDPHADGLSIRVVVTASNLHGDVCGEILVRPCVTDITASDLVELDSMKFRQPPPVVELLKAAGEVKDHSAFELDGSDWDK from the coding sequence ATGAACATCGAATGGGGAAAATACGCAGTCATTGCTTTTATTGACTCAAATGTGGCACTTGAGTGTTTGGCGCTTGAACAACTGCCTTGGCGCGAAATTGAGGGTGCAGGGAGCGTTCTTATTCTTGTTACGCCAACAGTCATGCAAGAGGTCGATTCAAAGAAGAACCATGCTCGATTGGGGGATCACGCCAGGCGTTTCAATCGAACTCTTAGACCGCTATTGACTGGGAACGAAACCGTAGTCGTCCGTTCCTCGCCAGCGCCAGTCGTTGAGGTTGCGCTTGCTGATTGTGGTGTAACAGATTGGAACAGCTACCCAGATTTCGACCGCGAAGAAGCTGATGCCAGGGTTGTAGTGCAAGCACACTGCGCACGCGGCCCAGATATTGATAAATGTATTCTCATTAGTCATGACATTCGACCGTTATATCTTGCGCGGCAACTCGGCTTAAAAGTGTATCAAATCGGAGACAACTGGCTTCGACCGAAAGAAGTTTCAGAGTCCGAGAAAAAGGCCGGTAACCTGCAACGTGAACTCAACTCGCTTAAGAGCCGGGAGCCAAAGTTGGAAGTCCTGTTTGAAGCGTCGGCATATTCAGTTGACACGTATCGAATAACGAGTCTTTCAAGTGTAGAGCGCAAGGAGATTGAGCAGACGATTGTTGGGTTGAATCCTATCCCAATGCAAGAACGATCTGGTCCACTCTCATTCAGTCCCTTCGATTATGACAGCTCGCTAGATGGACGCTATTCTCAATGGGAGAAAGAAGTCATTCCCAACTTCATGCAGGAGTATGAGCGCAAGTTGGAGTTGAATTTTGGACAGGTCGAGGTACGCTTTCGAATCAATAATGTTGGTCAAGTTCCTGCTGAAGCATTGTTGATAAGGCTTACAGCAAGCGGTGGCTGGTTGAATGAGCGTTACGTGCTAGCAAGTCCTTGTGGACCTCATGCGCCGAAACCACGATTTAATCACTTTGATCCAATGCATGGACTAAGTTCAAAGGCGTGGATGCAACGGCAACCTGGAACTCATGAGTTCATCGTTATTGAACCGCCCGACCGTACGACCCAAGTTCAGATATCATGCCAGGACTTTCGCCACGGTTTTGAACACGAATATACGTTAATTGGCTGGGTCGATCCGCACGCTGACGGACTATCGATCAGGGTAGTTGTTACTGCGTCGAATCTTCATGGTGATGTGTGCGGGGAGATTCTGGTTCGTCCATGCGTGACGGACATAACCGCTTCGGACCTCGTGGAGCTTGACTCTATGAAGTTCCGCCAGCCTCCTCCAGTTGTTGAGCTATTGAAAGCGGCTGGGGAGGTTAAAGATCACTCTGCATTTGAGCTTGATGGTTCTGATTGGGATAAGTAA
- a CDS encoding multicopper oxidase family protein → MSSRLPRRHALLCLAAMPFACSTAFAAESNVNLNLDLNLKAVPNVELRLLQEPPKLKARARPANRAASRRDEFEKSYDMYIRYANGSIYNPTTARHDKVRLRSYQQTDGLALDGRDEHAATFMAPTVVMAPGQTVRFKLHNRLKPLPAEQCATTDINAARPRGCFNDTNLHSHGLWVSPSGNSDNVLISIKPGVDFEYEYNIPIDHPAGTFWYHPHQHGATAMQVASGMAGALVVEGERYPTATANGDLDVVLKQFQPDDGSGSAGEVMLLQQIPYDCPSNSLTPAKPCDKDAVGVLEDFDQVEDPNAWLKSGRYTSVNGKVQPVLKMKTQRLYRWRLIDTGFQATVVLRIRRANDPQKLFQALSVANQDKDVMALCDGEDVTQFEVASDGLTHDRIIPKTLNYLQPGYRSDILFSLPKAGAYCVYAETNVNNMTTMHDVNNTRLIGVIAAKTNAKASARARAGESPRDFLLTELRNAVKSLPGAQLPDSVKSTILGDLDDGLKLGKFVPHASFSEAAKDAMRGKTKGYATFNIATVDGKTRFMVEGKPEDSPTPEMKYVYDPHRVDHTLVLGTEQIWELASKNGNHPFHIHVNPFQIIGITRTDGGTVDAQYKDLIGTWKDTLLVMKGHKIEIATRYQRYIGEYVLHCHILEHEDQGMMQNVKVVLPDGKGGGDLGGHGH, encoded by the coding sequence ATGTCCTCTCGTCTTCCCCGCAGGCACGCATTGCTGTGCCTGGCCGCCATGCCGTTTGCCTGCAGTACCGCCTTCGCTGCGGAAAGCAACGTCAATCTGAATCTCGACCTGAATCTGAAGGCCGTGCCCAACGTCGAACTGCGGCTGCTGCAGGAGCCGCCGAAACTGAAGGCGCGCGCCAGGCCCGCCAACCGCGCGGCGAGCAGGCGCGACGAGTTTGAAAAGTCGTATGACATGTACATCCGCTATGCCAACGGCAGCATTTACAACCCGACCACGGCCAGGCATGACAAGGTGCGCCTGCGCTCCTACCAGCAGACGGACGGCCTGGCGCTCGATGGTCGCGACGAGCATGCCGCCACCTTCATGGCGCCCACCGTGGTGATGGCGCCGGGGCAGACCGTGCGTTTCAAGTTGCATAATCGCTTGAAGCCGCTGCCTGCCGAGCAGTGCGCGACCACCGATATCAATGCGGCGCGCCCGCGCGGCTGCTTCAACGACACCAATCTGCATTCGCACGGCCTGTGGGTGTCGCCTTCGGGCAATAGCGACAATGTGCTGATATCGATCAAGCCTGGCGTCGATTTCGAGTATGAATACAATATTCCCATCGACCATCCGGCCGGCACGTTCTGGTATCACCCGCACCAGCATGGCGCGACGGCGATGCAGGTCGCCAGCGGCATGGCCGGGGCGCTGGTGGTCGAAGGCGAGCGTTATCCGACGGCCACGGCGAATGGCGACCTCGACGTCGTGCTGAAACAATTCCAGCCCGATGATGGCAGCGGCAGTGCTGGCGAAGTGATGCTGCTGCAGCAAATTCCCTATGACTGCCCCAGCAACAGCCTGACGCCGGCCAAGCCGTGCGACAAGGATGCGGTGGGCGTGCTCGAGGATTTCGATCAGGTCGAAGATCCGAATGCCTGGCTGAAGTCGGGCCGCTATACCTCGGTCAACGGCAAGGTGCAGCCGGTGCTGAAGATGAAGACGCAGCGCCTGTACCGCTGGCGCCTGATCGACACGGGTTTCCAGGCAACCGTGGTGCTGCGCATCCGCCGCGCGAATGATCCGCAAAAGCTGTTCCAGGCGCTCAGCGTGGCCAACCAGGACAAGGACGTGATGGCGTTGTGCGATGGCGAGGACGTCACGCAGTTCGAGGTGGCCAGCGACGGCTTGACGCACGACCGGATCATCCCGAAGACGCTCAATTACCTGCAACCGGGCTACCGTAGCGATATCCTGTTTTCGCTGCCGAAAGCGGGCGCCTATTGCGTGTATGCGGAAACCAACGTCAACAACATGACGACCATGCATGACGTCAACAACACGCGCCTGATCGGCGTGATCGCCGCCAAGACCAACGCCAAGGCATCGGCCCGCGCCAGGGCGGGCGAGTCGCCGCGCGACTTCCTGCTGACCGAGTTGCGCAATGCCGTCAAGAGCCTGCCCGGCGCCCAGTTGCCCGATAGCGTGAAGAGCACCATCCTTGGCGACCTGGACGATGGCCTCAAGCTCGGCAAGTTCGTCCCGCATGCCAGTTTCAGCGAGGCGGCCAAGGACGCGATGCGCGGCAAGACGAAAGGGTATGCGACCTTCAATATTGCCACGGTGGACGGCAAGACCCGTTTCATGGTGGAAGGCAAGCCGGAAGATTCACCGACACCCGAGATGAAGTACGTGTATGACCCGCACCGCGTGGACCACACGCTGGTGCTGGGCACCGAGCAGATTTGGGAGCTCGCTTCGAAGAATGGCAACCATCCCTTCCATATCCACGTCAATCCCTTCCAGATCATCGGCATCACCCGCACCGACGGCGGCACGGTCGATGCGCAATACAAGGATCTGATCGGCACGTGGAAAGACACCTTGCTGGTGATGAAGGGTCACAAGATCGAGATTGCCACGCGTTATCAGCGCTACATCGGCGAATACGTGCTGCATTGCCACATCCTCGAGCATGAAGACCAGGGCATGATGCAAAACGTCAAGGTGGTGCTGCCGGATGGCAAGGGCGGTGGCGACTTGGGCGGACACGGCCACTGA
- a CDS encoding tyrosinase family protein, with protein sequence MLRMKTLTFSLLAGLACAGVQAGADTGALAVARCSPALPAQAEQGGARIVRYRKNIDELTPAELDAFKHAVGEMKRKSQENVYDRRGFLWQAWVHNCPSVDVFNDRQASLPGEGLKWLLSDPSRNSCDVAYFLDQPPTQENSHLEFPGECEHQKNTFLQWHRAQLYFYEQALQAADPNGERGPSTRNVALPYWNFTRKPSGVRYPKAFEDVDSPLYDSTRIKGSLDSSMATASPNLLGYQIYYMDWNEFGGDEYGSGGGGNLETRIHNHMHAFYMGGNMGDNITAGLDPLFYAFHNFLDYSFEKWLDEHGDSGIRGSSRSTFLRSEQDAGLARPVGWNAGDGDPQRSDSGSYTANMGQAGIYFDTIKQGYGFQPTYGGEFVRKKDLQVLIDQRQQAGFAFGDNQKSLFAALLSDEASDGTVARPDIVLSGSYTIARAPVARDKRANLHLDRAHAMEDYSFQADVYMHPANVAVRLGDKQFRDRYLITSTSHWALSGTHAHAAYAIDVDITGIVDSLVPKKRGQTWRITTAITTNDKGRGLMRQSDFSKPSVAIVDRRQPPQPSYEGVK encoded by the coding sequence ATGTTACGCATGAAAACCTTGACCTTTTCCCTGCTGGCTGGCCTGGCGTGCGCCGGCGTCCAGGCTGGCGCCGACACGGGCGCGCTGGCTGTCGCCCGTTGCAGCCCTGCCTTGCCGGCGCAGGCGGAGCAGGGCGGCGCGCGCATCGTGCGCTACCGCAAGAACATCGATGAGCTCACTCCTGCCGAGCTTGATGCATTCAAGCATGCGGTGGGCGAGATGAAGCGCAAGAGCCAGGAAAACGTGTATGACCGGCGCGGCTTTTTGTGGCAAGCCTGGGTGCACAACTGTCCGTCTGTCGATGTGTTCAATGACCGCCAGGCGTCCTTGCCTGGCGAGGGCTTGAAGTGGCTGCTGAGCGACCCGTCGCGCAATAGCTGCGATGTCGCCTATTTCCTCGACCAGCCGCCCACGCAGGAAAATTCTCATCTGGAATTCCCGGGCGAGTGCGAACACCAGAAAAATACCTTTCTGCAATGGCACCGGGCGCAGCTGTATTTCTATGAGCAAGCCTTGCAGGCCGCCGACCCGAACGGCGAGCGGGGCCCCAGCACGCGCAATGTCGCGCTGCCGTACTGGAATTTCACCCGCAAGCCCAGCGGCGTGCGCTATCCGAAAGCCTTCGAGGACGTCGATTCGCCGCTGTATGATTCGACCCGCATCAAGGGCAGCCTCGACAGTTCCATGGCCACTGCCTCGCCGAACTTGCTGGGCTACCAGATCTATTACATGGACTGGAACGAGTTCGGCGGCGACGAGTATGGCAGCGGCGGTGGCGGCAACCTGGAAACGCGCATCCACAATCACATGCACGCCTTTTACATGGGCGGCAACATGGGCGACAACATCACGGCAGGGCTGGACCCGCTGTTTTACGCCTTCCATAATTTTCTCGACTACAGCTTTGAAAAATGGCTGGACGAGCATGGCGACAGCGGCATCCGGGGCAGCAGCCGCAGCACCTTCCTGCGCAGCGAACAGGATGCCGGCCTGGCCAGGCCCGTCGGCTGGAATGCGGGCGACGGCGATCCCCAGCGCAGCGATTCGGGCAGCTATACGGCGAACATGGGGCAGGCCGGGATTTACTTCGACACCATCAAGCAAGGGTATGGCTTCCAGCCCACCTACGGCGGCGAGTTCGTGCGGAAAAAGGACTTGCAAGTGCTGATCGACCAGCGTCAGCAAGCCGGTTTCGCCTTTGGCGACAACCAGAAAAGCCTGTTCGCCGCCCTGTTGAGCGATGAGGCCAGCGATGGCACGGTGGCCCGGCCCGACATCGTCCTGAGCGGCAGCTATACCATCGCCAGGGCGCCGGTCGCCAGGGACAAGCGCGCCAACCTGCACCTGGATCGCGCCCATGCCATGGAAGACTACAGTTTCCAGGCCGATGTGTATATGCACCCTGCGAACGTGGCCGTGCGGCTCGGCGACAAGCAGTTTCGCGACCGTTACCTGATCACCAGCACCAGCCACTGGGCCTTGTCCGGCACGCATGCGCACGCGGCTTACGCCATCGACGTCGATATCACCGGCATCGTTGACAGCCTGGTGCCCAAGAAGCGCGGCCAGACCTGGCGCATCACGACGGCCATTACCACCAATGACAAGGGGCGCGGCCTGATGCGGCAAAGCGATTTCTCCAAACCGTCGGTCGCCATCGTCGATCGCCGACAGCCTCCCCAGCCCAGCTATGAAGGAGTGAAATGA